GTAGTAAAGTTCAATTTAGACAGTAAAATTATTGCTGAATCGTTGTTGACGATATTACTTTAATTATCTTTGTGGGGGAAAaattcaacttttgttttgatttgtattGTTTTCTGGGAAAGCATTATTTAATTTGTATAGTATTTCTGTTAATTTCAGGTGGGTATGCAGAAAAACTCAGGAACCCTTGATGTTCCTTTGTCAAAGCCAGAAGCTCAGAAGGTAAGACAAGGATCAAGTACATGACTTGTggggcaaggatggcacagtcggttagtgcacggccttggtgcaagaggtcctgagtttgatTCCTGGATCTCgaatccttgtttcgacttctttcctgcccgtgtagctaagtagctttaaatacgcGTAAAATGgaacactgatggagaggggggagtgaAATGAGctcaccgtcgacctcaggtttgtcagttgaattacagttatgagttatcgacgttaaatacatgtatggttactttactttactttattgtGGTAAAACTGAATGTATTTAATATTCTTCCTAGAAGTTGTTATGCTGTTCAATCACAAAAATTATGAATTATGTTTTCATTTGGCTGTTTTCAGATTCAGCGTATTATTGCATATGGACAAGCTAAACAGGATGTGCATAAGTGGGCACCAACTGTAAAAAAGAATAGAGAGGTAAAAATGGCAGGCTGCTGTACTTGGAGATGTCCAAATGCGTTTTGACCTAGCCAGCCATAGAAGGCCCTGTATATGGTTAAAGGGTGATCGTGAAGCCAAACCAGCTGGCAGAAAGAAAGAATGCTCCTGAATACTGGGGTACATGTCCAGTCTCTAGCACTATCAAAGCCCCTATTTTGGCCTGGTATCTGTTGCCATAATATGACCAGCGAAATGGAACTTAGTCTTTCTGTCATCCATGCTAgaacagggccgtagccagtatgaaaAACCGAGGCAGTTGACTCAGtcatttttccgtttttttttttttttaatagagcgtgattccagtgttgtctttaaaatgtaactTTCTAAGCAAGGACCAGCGTAAcaaaacacctaaaatacctaaGAAGAGCATTTCACCAtagacattgcctcagtcattatTTTTTcctggctacggccctgtagAGTATGATCACAAGAAACTAAAGTGTATTGGATTTGTCAGGAACATGCCCAGAAATAGACAATAAGGGAgtgttaaaataatttattgtaaacCATACGAAATCCTTTTAAATCTaatataatattaaatgatcaTTTTGTTTTCTAGGCAGAACACCTTGCATTTCCTCTTAAACCTTTTACACCACCTGTGCCTACTCTCAGAGGACTAGCAGTTAATTTCAAGGTACTACAGACTTGCTCTGCAATATTATTGTGCATATTGATTATGgatacatgtattaattttacATTCTTAAATAAGAGTGAACAGTAAGAAACATACATCACAACTGGATCTTCTGTGGTCAAGTTGTTTCTGTTTGCAGTTTTCAACAAAGCGCTAAGTCTTGCAGATGTTCTTAAGTGTGGTTTAAGGAAAAGCCACGCACCCTTTTGAAGAGGGTGTGTTGACTTTGTGCCCCTTGTTGCAATGATGTAGGTACCGTATTGGTGATTATAAATGTGCTGGCATGATACGCCTTGGCAACATAAGGACAAACAAAACTGCATCCACCTCTCAGAAGTATCCAGTCTTCCAGAATATCAAAGCTTTTCAAATCAGTCAAGTCACATGGTATTTTAGTTTGACCATAGCTGCATTTTCTATTTCATACTTCATTGAGCATTACATCAATGAATTGACAGAACGGAACAACAACttattaagaatcccaactgactagaggcaaaccaattggctatttacaagtgcagctgagaagttgatcCAGGGACGTGCGGCATTTTCCAGATCTGACCATCAAAGCAAGTACCGTAACCACTAGGCCTCACTGCCCCCTATACAGAAAAAAACATGAATGAGGCTGTTCATTTGATTCCATAGTAGTATATATCTGACAAGTCCAATATGTAAGTAATAACTGCTTACTTTATATATTTAGCagctattcacctcagtgtcagtggctaGAGATGGATATTTACCAAGTCGTGAAGCGGGGAAGTAAATATCTActactagccaccgacactgaggtgaatagttgttttagtactaaaacagtgagataatatagcacaaaaatttatagatgattttaactcatttatttctgcaaagattGCAACAATTTCAGGCGCAAATTCTGCGCCAATTGCTTGGAGGTGAGTAGCAAAGggtatccggagtttgagtagccaatcggCATGCACTTTCAACACTATCCACtgcttttatataattttttatACTAAAGTGAGATACATGTAACTACTTGCTAAAACAAATTGGTCAAAGAAATATCTGTTGATTAGTTCCAAAAAGTAACTGCAATCATTTTCCTTCTCAGCCTCGTACTCCATTAGAGGAAGAAATTGCAGCTGTGCTCAAAGGAAGTTCTCATGTTTTAGAACGGGAAAAGAAAGAGCTTACAGCAGATGAGGAGAGAGCTTTGCTGGCCATGGACTTCGAGGAGGTCAGTTTAAGTACATcgcttgtacatgtatatattacaCAGTTTCATGCACAGTGCTGCATCTCGATGATGAGGCTATTGTGGAATTACCGTGTGAAGTTTTTTTTTAGGAAACTAGTGAGCACAAACTGACACCTGAGAGATGCAAACTTAAAACAGCTATTTCCACGCTGATCAGCGTCTTGCTGTGTTATCATCGTAGCTTGTTTTAGTTTTATACAAATAGTTAATTTaatactatgaccaaaaaatcaattcttctttttctttggatttcataACTGTGTTGACTAAACACTACGTGACCCGAGTTTTTAGCCTTGATGTTAAgtagacacctgtttattttaagtggaatttgcctatttaatggtccgtcaTTAGTTAATTGTAACttgaaaatcttgagagagctggatcaaggcaAAAATGACttctcactagtttaagaacaTAATGCGTCTGTacacggctgaattaatatgcagcacaggagtttcggctttcagacttttaagcTCGTGTTttacatatataataagctgcatttacactctgaaattttaagccagtgagtaAATGAGGTcaattttccctggatccaacccacTGGGGTCcagttggtcagttttgaactaGAGCAATGGCAGagcgtgaaatccaaaacttacactcgaagtaaacggcctttggataaaaatcaaagctcaaaattccaGTCAGGTATTTAGTAAACacacttaaaaaaaatctgATGAAATAAAGGAAGTGAGTTTTGGATCATTGTAGCACTTTAATTAATAGAGACCTTTAGGtcggaaaaaggaaaggaaaggaactttatttaagtgtctagtcgttctagcgctagagcacttattggggaccctgtaaactgaaatgaacaatgcatgcaagtcaaatgttggtttttgaggaaattaggaaaccggagtacccggaaaaagacctctcggtgcagagtagagaaccaacaaactcaacccacgtatgacgccgaatctgggaacccgagccacattggtgggaggcgattactctcaccactgcgctatccctgcATCCCCAAgggggagtgggggggggggggagggggagacgactacgagtactagtgcgcgtgctcagaacggaaaactcgtactggTAGTCTTGTCATCCCATCTAAAGGTGCCAATCGATAGCTGGGTGTACTTTTAGTCCAAAGTAGCCGTAATTGAATATTTAGTGTACGCTCCCGGTAGATTTGTTAGACAAAATGAAGGATCACTTTCTTTAACATCTACCATGGAAGACGTTGGTGAAAGCCACAAATCGCACTTTAAACATTTTAACGAAGCATTTTAGAatagaaacatttaaaaaacatttggttcgcttttttttttcaggcaaaGGAGCGAAGAGGTGAACTTCAGAAGTTAAGAGCATTACAGTCGTATTATGAACTCAAGTGCCacagaataaagaaaattaaaagcagGAAGTACGTGCTCAATCAAAATTGATGTTAATACACGAAGATGCATTATAAAAGGCGCGGTGCCTCAGGCACacgcaaatgatttatcaatcaaccgtggatgcaaccgagctctgtgataatttgtacAATGAAAAAGTCCCTTATGGCAATGTACccgtaatatgtcataaaatgtcatctgtcgttcttttttttttaatcaatagTCCCTTTTTTTTCGGGACAACAAATATCTTTtctcaagtaaagctatgatcttcgcagttatgaacgcaatttttacaattgcgtagagaagcctgaaaaattcaggacttcaacggggtttgaacccgtgacctcgcgattccggtgcgacgctctaaccaactgagctatgaagccactgacgttgggagctggtcatttgtgggttctaatggcccgtgaggaatgaatcaatgatgaaatggtatatgaaatgaatcatatgaactgcggatatgaaatcaagtaaagctatgatcttcgcagttatgaacgcaatttttacaattgcgtagagaagcctgaaaaattcaggacttcaacggggtttgaacccgtgacctcgcgattccggtgcgacgctctaaccaactgagctatgaagccactgacgttgggagctggtcatttgtgggttctaatggcccgtgaggaatgaatcaatgatgaaatggtatatgaaatgaatcatatgaactgcggatatgaaatcaagtaaagctatgatcttcgcagttatgaacgcaatttttacaattgcgtagagaagcctgaaaaattcaggacttcaacggggtttgaacccgtgacctcgcgattccggtgcgacgctctaaccaactgagctatgaagccactgacgttgggagctggtcatttgtgggttctaatggcccgtgaggaatgaatcaatgatgaaatggtatatgaaatggcttctctacgcaaggcttctctacgcaattgtaaaaattgcgttcataactgcgaagatcatagctttacttgatttcatatccgcagttcatatgattcatttcatataccatttcatcattgattcattcctcacgggccattagaacccacaaatgaccagctcccaacgtcagtggcttcatagctcagttggttagagcgtcgcaccggaatcgcgaggtcacgggttcaaaccccgttgaagtcctgaatttttcaggcttctctacgcaattgtaaaaattgcgttcataactgcgaagatcatagctttacttgatttcatatccgcagttcatatgattcatttcatataccatttcatcattaaatatCTTTTCTGTTCGTTTatcaccatcttgaataagtaATCAGtagtgcttgaatgaattcgaacaaaagcagtaCGTGAAGCACCCCCTTtcatagtgcgtcttcgtgtttaataTTCTCGCTTTGAAACAGGATGAAGTGGACAGAGAAATGACTTCCTTTAAGAGAAACCTTGCGcattttaacttttgtttctaccacttttaacaatgtgtccgtaatatgtcataaaatattatctgtcgttcttttttttaaagctcCAGTCCCTTATTCtcgcgctagaaatatcttttagaaaaaccttaaataacgaTGACCACAACCATCTTATCCCGCGAGACTGAgtacccccagcaaaccattgttggtatgtactttaagtagggttattaaagtgtatcataaagcgcataaattattttatcaaCCAACGAACCGCCTCAGtattgctgtttgttgatcaccatttTGCTTGATGAATCCGTCGTGCTTGAATGACTTAGAGCAAAGGCATTGCGTGAAGCgaccccttttatagtgcgcCTTCGTGTTTAAGAGGGGTTTTTTTATTTCCAACTTTTTCTTCAATCACCGCTTGACTCCTTGCGTTCAACTCGCCTGTTTTTCTCTGCTAGCGGCTAAGTAAACATCTGtgtaactaataataataatagtctttatttcctcacaagataaaaaatacatatcttatgttacaatatttgagtaaaaaagtatatatatctaagttatttacaattgaaaataaaaaataaaaaaatacactcacatagctaaattgtatttaaaaattaagcgaTTAATGTAAGAGTTTTTGAATCTATCTGTATTAACTTTCGGATACTGACTTGTtcgattccttaaattgtaagtCGATACTTTCTTCCTGGGTAGTAGTCCCCTTAGAGGGTGTCGGTCCATGCCAGATACCTTACTAAATACTTTTCTATCCTGCTTTTCTAGAAGGTGCTTGATAGAAAAAGATTTAGAAGTATATTTACGTTTGTAACATCTATCTAGAAAACATTGCATTGCTGTCAGCTCCGCCTCAGAAGCACCATATACCGGCAACCCATAAGTGATGGTAGGAAGCACAATACTTGAAAACAAGTGATCTAACTCTgcctgagaataaccttccttacgtaaggatcttaatataaataaGCACTTATTCGCCTTAATCAACTTCAGATGCACATGACAATCAAATCGGCAATTATCCTGTAATATTAACCCAAGGACAGAAAGTTGACAAGTTTGTGGAATGCCGAAAACTGGCGTAAACACATTCGTAACGCTTTTCTTTCTAATAACtagctccttacattttttgCTATTACTAGACATACAGTTCTTCTCTGACCATTCCATAAACGTTCTTACTATGTCCACTGAGTTATCCTGTTCTTTCCTCACGGGCGAAACAatagtagtatcatcagcatacttaAACAGAATGTCTTTACCATTCAAACTTATCTCTAGATCATTaaggaaaatggtaaacaaatggGAGCCACTCACGCTTCCTTGCGTGGTACCCTTATTAACATCTTTCCATTGCCCGACAAACCCATCATATAACAGTCTTTGCTTCCTACCCTCTAAAAAACTCAAATACCAATTGGTAATGTAAGGACTCAAACCTAACTGCTTAAGTTTGACAGATAACAAGTCATGTTTTACAGAGTCGAAAGCCTTACTAAAGTCCATCGCATAGAGTCTAACGGCTGTACACTGTGGATCGTCAAGGTACTGATTTACCGCATGTTGTATGGCAATGAGCGCGTCCGTACAGCTGCCGCCTTCCCTGTAAGCAAACTGCGAGGCAGTCAAGTTCTCCTCTACTACGTCACGCGCATGCGCATTGAAGACGACTTTCTCAAAGGCCCTAGCTATAACTGGTGTAACATTTATTCCTCGATAGTCACATTTCTCTTTCGGCACCTCAACTAATTGTTTGGAATGAGAATATTTGCAAACGCGTTTCATAAAATGTAGTCCAGTGGTAAGGGCGCTGGCCTTGAGATCTGGATctggagatcctgggttcaaaaCATTTTCTGTCCACTAGTTCACAAGAATGGATCCTGGTTGAGTTCTCGGCTGCTCTTGTAAATATACTTTCTTAGCCCCTATGGGAAGCGGTCTTGAAGTATGTATGATTGCATGTATGTAAAATTGATCTTCTTATTCCTCAGGTATCGTCGTGTGAAACGAAAAGCTGAAATGCGTGCAGCTGCAAAGATGCCTGCCGATGAAGATCAACAGAATGACGAAGACACCACTGAAGTACAAGAAAAAGCTGACCAGCGGAGAGCTCTGGTACGCGTAGGGACGAAAAGCTAGGCTAGAATTGTTTGAATCAGTAGCCGCGAAACTCTTTTTTCGTACTCTGTTCTTCCTATTGTTCTTtcggccaatcctgaagcctgTTCGatgaggtacgacacgacccacccacccgaCCCGGGTAGgttcgtacctcttgttgaacactatatttcattggctgtatagtgtcgtatTCTGTTCTtcctattgttcttttggccaatcctgaagcctgttcaatgaggtacgacacgacccacccacccgaCCCGGGTAGgttcgtacctcttgttgaacactatatttcattggctgtatagtgtcgtattctgtacttcctattgttcttttggccaatcctgaagcctgttcaatgaggtacgacacgacccacccacccgacccgggtagggtcgtacctcttgttgaacactatattttattggctgtatagtgtcgtatTCTGTTCTtcctattgttcttttggccaatcctgaagcctgttcaatgaggtacgacacgacccacccacccgaCCCGTGTAGgttcgtacctcttgttgaacactatatttcattggctgtagaGTGTCGTATTCTGTTCTTCCTATTGTTCTTTTGACCAATCCTGAAGCCTGTTCAATGAGGTACGAACCGATCCCTATTTTCAGAGTCGAATGATAAATCTCAAACGTGGGTCTGttgagttttctttttataCAATTTCCCCACGGgtgataaaattttaaaaagcgaAGATCATTTTAACACCATACAACGGAAGCCCCTCGACTAACTAAGCTAATAGTATACAAAAAAATATACTATTAAATATACCAGACAAGTTGGAATTATTGTAAACATTCTCTGCAATAATTTACTGCCCTATTACTGCTTGCAAGTGTAAAAGAATCTATACATATTCCTTCTGAAAACCCGTTTTGGCGAAGACTTCTCTATTCGCTTGGAAAGCAATAACTGTTACCGTTCATTCAGTTGAAGTGTTACAGTGAATGATGAATGTATTAAAAGAGGAATTCATTGCTCTTGTAccaatttcttcattttcaggAACGCGTTTCACTGAAGCACAGGAATACCACAAAATGGGCCAGATATTTGATGAAAAAAGGAAGTAAAAGCGCGGAGGTACGGATATTTTTATGTTCATGAGGGCTGCGTGCGGAGAAAGTGCAACAATGTATTGTAAGCTCGTAGAAGCTTCAAAACTGGAGAACGTTTTTAATCTTAAAATATGTTCCCTTGTTTGCAAAATTAAGTATACTAAAGTTGATATTACATTAGCTTTCCTTGACCATTGGACGAACATCACAGCTTGCGTTGTGTATGCGTTACGTCCCATattcacacaacgcaagcgaacgcatcagcgcaagcacaaggaaaatgaaaaattttgatccttggCGGACTTGTGCTTGCTTTACTCTTTCGAAAATTTCCGAACAAGTTACATTGTAAAGATTATTTCTTGTATCAAATTTATTTCGTTAGACTTGAGGTTCCCTTGAGCATTTTTTCAAGACAAGGCAAAGCTTCCCGTGCAAGTAGAAGCTACTTTTTTGTATTCACTTGGCTGAGtgatagacctaatcggctaactcaatgttgtacccaattcaaatctcccggcattaagattctttgtgtattgtatttgcgtGATAATGTATCATTCAtacatatttaaatgatatggaaatacctggaacaaaaggTTGTATCCCTTGACTTAGCCGATTTGGctactatcaaaaataccatacatgtaatactctttgcttgtctCTCCGGCAACACTTTGCATAAGCATGCATTATTGTAttatttccagtttctcttgggacaattgtaagtcccaagataaaataaaaacccTGCTTCTGCataattttggagggacaaacaaagagtattatggtatttttggtaGTGGTTAATTTGGTCTATTGCAAAGTTTCATGGCTTAAAATGATTTCCTTTTCAGGGGGCGCAGTTGGTAACCGTGGTTTTGGCGTGTGTAGTTTAATACTGGGTAAAGCGCATAATAGCACTCAATTTGTAATCTCTTCACTAGCTACCTCGAGACACTAAGAAGGTTACAAGTAGAGAAAACGTGGAATTCTTTTGGTCTTCATTACAGCGGTTACCAGTCAAACGCGCCCCTCAACaacctttttttcatttttcgaaactaaatagaccttttcggcttgtacattttgttttcccaatacagatcatgtgataatactcaaaaggtttggtcttttgttttgttcattaaaatgagggcatgaaAACATGAATATGCATGcgtgcactctttttaatgaaccaaacaaaggaccaagcctcgtgagtattatcacatgatctgtattgggaaaacaaaatgtacaagccgaaaaggtctatttgggtggacgtcaatcagatgtttccatgacgaattccAGTGAACATGACTATTGTCATGAAGGCAtctgattgacgtccacccaacTTAGTTTCGCAAAATGCATGGAAATGACTAAAGCAAATGTTTCATTTACATGGCGCAGGCCAAGAAATTGCTACAGGAGCAACTTCGTATCAGCCGCACATTGACAGAAAAGGACGCTATAGAATCAGAAAGTGAAGAAGAGAGTACGGAGGTGACAGCTGCCGAACTGGAAGAGATAGAAAAGGACCTTGAAGATGTAGAGGAAGCCTATGGTAATCTCTTAACCTCAGAAGATAATCCGTGGAGACTGGACTCTTTAGGCGCCAGGCCTCATCCGCCAGAAGCGTCTGCAGATGGTATGGAGTGCGGTAATTGTTTTCAACTGTGTTGTTACGAAACATGCAGCAATGTCTATAATAAACGTAGCCGGTATTTTGTGGCTTTCAGCGCGAGGGCACGAATAGGGAATACGAAGCACAAAAAGAGAAGACcagaaataatatata
Above is a window of Montipora capricornis isolate CH-2021 chromosome 6, ASM3666992v2, whole genome shotgun sequence DNA encoding:
- the LOC138053052 gene encoding uncharacterized protein translates to MEWSEKNCMSSNSKKCKELVIRKKSVTNVFTPVFGIPQTCQLSVLGLILQDNCRFDCHVHLKLIKANKCLFILRSLRKEGYSQAELDHLFSSIVLPTITYGLPVYGASEAELTAMQCFLDRCYKRKYTSKSFSIKHLLEKQDRKVFSKVSGMDRHPLRGLLPRKKVSTYNLRNRTSQYPKVNTDRFKNSYINRLIFKYNLAM